Proteins encoded together in one Camelus dromedarius isolate mCamDro1 chromosome 11, mCamDro1.pat, whole genome shotgun sequence window:
- the IL2RB gene encoding interleukin-2 receptor subunit beta isoform X1, which produces MAAPAGSWCLFLLVLLLPLVIPRASTAVNGLPASSSGRSRSGGQAPEGHGHPAASHAPLVLPADTSKLTCFYNSRANISCVWSQDRGLQATSCYIHAQPYKWRWNKSCELLPVRPGSWACNLILGPPDSQKVTVVEITSLKVICREGEKWRTVMTQDFKPFDNLRLMPPNSLQVVHIGTHSCNITWNISQISHYIESYVEFEAQKRFPGQGWEKAELLTLRQNQQWIFLETLTPDTPYELQVRVRSTRGNYNSWSPWSQALAFRTRPAAPGKKTPPLPWLSHVILGLGSAFGFVFLVYFLANCQYIGPWLKKVLKCHIPDPSEFFSQLSSEHGGDFQKWLSSPFPSSSFSPSGLAPEISPLEVLDRDTKAMQLLLLQQDKGSPSSPETSGHSVTSCFTNQGYFFFHLPDALEIEACQVYFTYDPCTEEADEGGPRAPEGSLLPPLLPLPGEDDAYCTLPPGDDLLLFSPTLLGGPGRPNTALGGSGAGEERLPSSPQKGVPGDWGPQPLRPPTPGAPDLVDLQSALEQALGEAGEEEPPPGPRERVGFPWASPPGQGQVRPPTSCLTLNTDAYLSLQELQDQDPARSV; this is translated from the exons ATGGCAGCTCCTGCTGGGTCCTGGTGTCTgttcctccttgtcctcctcttgCCCCTGGTCATCCCTCGGGCATCTACAGCAGTGAATG GATTGCCCGCCTCCTCATCTGGTAGGAGCAGGAGTGGCGGGCAAGCCCCAGAGGGCCATGGGCACCCTGCAGCCAGCCACGCACCCCTCGTCTTGCCAGCAGACACTTCCAAGCTCACCTGCTTCTACAATTCGAGAGCCAATATCTCCTGCGTCTGGAGCCAAGACAGGGGCCTGCAGGCCACATCCTGCTACATCCACGCCCAGCCGTATAAATG GCGGTGGAACAAATCCTGTGAGTTGCTCCCAGTGAGGCCGGGATCCTGGGCATGTAACCTGATACTTGGACCCCCAGAT TCTCAGAAAGTGACCGTAGTTGAGATCACCAGCTTGAAAGTGATATGCCGTGAAGGGGAGAAGTGGAGGACGGTGATGACCCAGGACTTCAAGCCCTTTGACAACC TTCGCCTGATGCCCCCCAACTCCCTTCAAGTTGTCCATATAGGGACCCACAGTTGCAACATAACCTGGAACATCTCCCAGATCTCCCACTACATTGAAAGCTATGTAGAGTTTGAGGCCCAGAAGAGGTTCCCGGGTCAAGGCTGGGAG AAGGCCGAGCTGCTGACCCTCAGGCAGAACCAGCAATGGATCTTCCTGGAGACACTCACTCCAGACACTCCGTATGAGCTTCAGGTGCGGGTCAGGTCCACCCGAGGCAACTACAATTCTTGGAGCCCCTGGAGCCAAGCCCTGGCCTTCAGGACGAGGCCGGCAG CACCTGGGAAGAAGACACCGCCCCTTCCTTGGCTGAGCCACGTCATCTTAGGCCTGGGCAGTGCCTTTGGTTTTGTCTTCCTGGTTTACTTTCTGGCCAACTGCCAGTATATCGGGCCATG gctgaAGAAGGTTCTGAAGTGTCACATCCCAGACCCTTCGGAGTTCTTTTCCCAGCTGAGCTCAGAGCATGGAGGAGACTTCCAG AAGTGGCTCTCTTcgcccttcccctcctcctccttcagcccCAGCGGCCTGGCGCCTGAGATCTCCCCACTGGAGGTGCTGGACAGGGACACCAAGGCCATgcagctgctcctgctgcagcAGGACAAGGGCTCGCCATCCTCGCCAGAGACCAGTGGCCACTCGGTGACCAGCTGCTTCACCAACCAGGGCTACTTCTTCTTCCACCTTCCAGACGCTCTGGAGATCGAAGCCTGCCAGGTGTACTTCACCTATGACCCCTGCACGGAGGAGGCCGATGAGGGGGGGCCCCGGGCACCTGAGGggtctctcctcccacccctgctgcctCTGCCCGGGGAGGACGATGCCTACTGTACCTTACCCCCTGGGGACGACCTGCTGCTCTTCTCCCCCACTCTCCTCGGTGGCCCAGGCCGCCCGAACACTGCCCTGGGGGGCTCTGGGGCTGGTGAAGAGAGGCTGCCATCCTCCCCGCAGAAGGGAGTCCCTGGAGACTGGGGCCCCCAACCGCTGAGGCCTCCCACCCCAGGAGCCCCTGACCTGGTGGATCTGCAGTCAGCCCTGGAGCAAgcgctgggagaggcaggagaggaggagcccCCTCCCGGCCCGAGGGAGAGGGTCGGCTTCCCCTGGGCCAGCCCTCCTGGGCAAGGCCAAGTCagaccccccacctcctgcctgacCCTGAACACTGATGCCTACCTGTCCCTCCAAGAGCTCCAGGATCAGGACCCAGCTCGCTCGGTGTAG
- the IL2RB gene encoding interleukin-2 receptor subunit beta isoform X2 has product MAAPAGSWCLFLLVLLLPLVIPRASTAVNGLPASSSGRSRSGGQAPEGHGHPAASHAPLVLPADTSKLTCFYNSRANISCVWSQDRGLQATSCYIHAQPYKWRWNKSCELLPVRPGSWACNLILGPPDSQKVTVVEITSLKVICREGEKWRTVMTQDFKPFDNLRLMPPNSLQVVHIGTHSCNITWNISQISHYIESYVEFEAQKRFPGQGWEAELLTLRQNQQWIFLETLTPDTPYELQVRVRSTRGNYNSWSPWSQALAFRTRPAAPGKKTPPLPWLSHVILGLGSAFGFVFLVYFLANCQYIGPWLKKVLKCHIPDPSEFFSQLSSEHGGDFQKWLSSPFPSSSFSPSGLAPEISPLEVLDRDTKAMQLLLLQQDKGSPSSPETSGHSVTSCFTNQGYFFFHLPDALEIEACQVYFTYDPCTEEADEGGPRAPEGSLLPPLLPLPGEDDAYCTLPPGDDLLLFSPTLLGGPGRPNTALGGSGAGEERLPSSPQKGVPGDWGPQPLRPPTPGAPDLVDLQSALEQALGEAGEEEPPPGPRERVGFPWASPPGQGQVRPPTSCLTLNTDAYLSLQELQDQDPARSV; this is encoded by the exons ATGGCAGCTCCTGCTGGGTCCTGGTGTCTgttcctccttgtcctcctcttgCCCCTGGTCATCCCTCGGGCATCTACAGCAGTGAATG GATTGCCCGCCTCCTCATCTGGTAGGAGCAGGAGTGGCGGGCAAGCCCCAGAGGGCCATGGGCACCCTGCAGCCAGCCACGCACCCCTCGTCTTGCCAGCAGACACTTCCAAGCTCACCTGCTTCTACAATTCGAGAGCCAATATCTCCTGCGTCTGGAGCCAAGACAGGGGCCTGCAGGCCACATCCTGCTACATCCACGCCCAGCCGTATAAATG GCGGTGGAACAAATCCTGTGAGTTGCTCCCAGTGAGGCCGGGATCCTGGGCATGTAACCTGATACTTGGACCCCCAGAT TCTCAGAAAGTGACCGTAGTTGAGATCACCAGCTTGAAAGTGATATGCCGTGAAGGGGAGAAGTGGAGGACGGTGATGACCCAGGACTTCAAGCCCTTTGACAACC TTCGCCTGATGCCCCCCAACTCCCTTCAAGTTGTCCATATAGGGACCCACAGTTGCAACATAACCTGGAACATCTCCCAGATCTCCCACTACATTGAAAGCTATGTAGAGTTTGAGGCCCAGAAGAGGTTCCCGGGTCAAGGCTGGGAG GCCGAGCTGCTGACCCTCAGGCAGAACCAGCAATGGATCTTCCTGGAGACACTCACTCCAGACACTCCGTATGAGCTTCAGGTGCGGGTCAGGTCCACCCGAGGCAACTACAATTCTTGGAGCCCCTGGAGCCAAGCCCTGGCCTTCAGGACGAGGCCGGCAG CACCTGGGAAGAAGACACCGCCCCTTCCTTGGCTGAGCCACGTCATCTTAGGCCTGGGCAGTGCCTTTGGTTTTGTCTTCCTGGTTTACTTTCTGGCCAACTGCCAGTATATCGGGCCATG gctgaAGAAGGTTCTGAAGTGTCACATCCCAGACCCTTCGGAGTTCTTTTCCCAGCTGAGCTCAGAGCATGGAGGAGACTTCCAG AAGTGGCTCTCTTcgcccttcccctcctcctccttcagcccCAGCGGCCTGGCGCCTGAGATCTCCCCACTGGAGGTGCTGGACAGGGACACCAAGGCCATgcagctgctcctgctgcagcAGGACAAGGGCTCGCCATCCTCGCCAGAGACCAGTGGCCACTCGGTGACCAGCTGCTTCACCAACCAGGGCTACTTCTTCTTCCACCTTCCAGACGCTCTGGAGATCGAAGCCTGCCAGGTGTACTTCACCTATGACCCCTGCACGGAGGAGGCCGATGAGGGGGGGCCCCGGGCACCTGAGGggtctctcctcccacccctgctgcctCTGCCCGGGGAGGACGATGCCTACTGTACCTTACCCCCTGGGGACGACCTGCTGCTCTTCTCCCCCACTCTCCTCGGTGGCCCAGGCCGCCCGAACACTGCCCTGGGGGGCTCTGGGGCTGGTGAAGAGAGGCTGCCATCCTCCCCGCAGAAGGGAGTCCCTGGAGACTGGGGCCCCCAACCGCTGAGGCCTCCCACCCCAGGAGCCCCTGACCTGGTGGATCTGCAGTCAGCCCTGGAGCAAgcgctgggagaggcaggagaggaggagcccCCTCCCGGCCCGAGGGAGAGGGTCGGCTTCCCCTGGGCCAGCCCTCCTGGGCAAGGCCAAGTCagaccccccacctcctgcctgacCCTGAACACTGATGCCTACCTGTCCCTCCAAGAGCTCCAGGATCAGGACCCAGCTCGCTCGGTGTAG